The Candidatus Krumholzibacteriia bacterium genome contains the following window.
CACCCGCGACGGTGCGCGGAGTGATCAACCTGCGCGGACACGTGGTGCCGGTCGTCGACCTCAACCTCCGCTTCGGAAATCGAGAGACCGAGACGACCGTCGACACCTGCATCGTGATCACCGAAGTCGAGATCGACGGCACGGTTGCACACATCGGCGCCCTCGTCGACGCCGTGGACGAGGTCTTCGAACTCGAGGACGACCGGATCGAACCCCCGCCGCGCATGGGCCTGAACCTCGACACGAGCTACGTCCGGGGAATGGGCAAGCGGGACGACGACTTCGTGATCGTCCTCGACGCCGACCGTGTCTTCGACGCACGCGACGCCGCGTTGTCGCAGTCTGAACGCGACGAGACATCGGTCTAGCCGCGCTCGGGGAGCGGTCGCCTTCACTCCCACCGTGGGCCTGCGCCCATGGAAGGCGGCCGCTTCCGCGGCGGAAGTGTCTCGTTCCGGCGTGGAAAGTCCCCAGGTGTCACCGA
Protein-coding sequences here:
- a CDS encoding chemotaxis protein CheW translates to MSTDLATTSQQYLTFRLAGETFALAIAKVREVLEHRTLTKLPQTPATVRGVINLRGHVVPVVDLNLRFGNRETETTVDTCIVITEVEIDGTVAHIGALVDAVDEVFELEDDRIEPPPRMGLNLDTSYVRGMGKRDDDFVIVLDADRVFDARDAALSQSERDETSV